The following proteins are encoded in a genomic region of Nicotiana sylvestris chromosome 4, ASM39365v2, whole genome shotgun sequence:
- the LOC138889245 gene encoding uncharacterized protein, whose product MEKVKMIKEKLKTAQSHQKSYSNIRHRDLEFKEADWVFLKVSPMKGIMWFGKKGKLSLRYVRPYRIIQRIGQEAYKLKLPPEMSLVHPVFYVSILKKVVGDPSTIVPVETIEVEEATSEAEEEMRKKYPHLFV is encoded by the exons atggagaaagtcaaaatGATTAAGGAGaagttgaaaactgctcagagtcaccaaaagtcttattcgAACATTCGTcatagagatttggagttcaaagaagctgattgggtatttttgaaagtttctcccatgaagggtatcatgtggtttggaaagaaaggaaaattgagtctgaggtatgtcagaccgtacagaatcattcagaggattggtcaagAGGCGTACAAGCTcaagctgccacccgagatgtcattggtacatcCAGTTTTCTATGTGTCTAtattgaagaaggtagtgggagatccgtccactattgtgccagttgaaactattgag GTTGAGGAGGCCACTTCGGAAgctgaggaagaaatgagaaagaagtacccacatttgtttgtatAG